The Marinomonas profundi DNA segment TGGTGCCAGCTTTTTATTTTGCAAAACCGCTTTCTGATAAAACAGTAGCAGGCATTTCTTTGAATGTGCCGTTCGGTTTGTCTGGTGACTATGGGCAAGATTGGGCTGGTCGCTTTCACGCCACAGAAACGGCAATTCAGGATATAGCACTGAGCTTTGCGTTGGCGCATCGCGTCAATAATTGGGCATCGGTCGGTGCGAGTGTGCAAATTCATAAAGCAGAAGTTGTATTGGAGTCGGCTGTTGGTACAACTACAACTTTAGCTGGAGGAGAAGGGATTGGCCGTATAGAGGCAGATGATACCAGTTACGGTTATAGTTTGGGTGTGGCGCTAGAGCCAAGAAAAGGCACTCGTTTGGGTTTGGGTTATCGCAGTGAAGTAGATTTTGATTTTAAAGGTGATGTGAAGTATACAGATGTGTCTGCAGGGTTAGCTGGTGCTGCTAATCTAGTTAATGCCGATGTCAGTGATTCAATTACATTTCCATCAGTAATTACCTTGAGTCTTGAGCAAGATCTAACACCTAAGTTGATGCTAGGTTTGACCGCTATTCGTACCGGCTGGGGAGCTATGGATGGTATCAATATTGATTTTGATAGTGAGCAAGACAATTCAGAACTTACTTTTGGTTTTGAAGATCAGTGGATGTATTCTGCTGGTTTGACGTATGCACATTCTGATAAGTTGACGCTAAGAACAGGCGTGGCCATGGATAATTCGCCAGTAACCGATAAATATCGTTCAGCTCGTACCCCAGATGGCGACCGTAAATGGATTTCTGTTGGCGGAACTTACGACTTTAACGACATGACGTCGGCGACTTTTGCTTTCACACATGTAATGATCGAGGATGTGTCTGTTAATCGTAATTTCACGGCTAGTGGTCAAGAAGACGCTTCTCGTGGCACGTTAGATGCTGATTATAAGTCATCAGCTAATGTCGTTTCAGTTGCGATGAACATGGCATTCTAAATTATTTCTGATTATTAAGCTGTAAAAAAGCCGACGTTCAATCAATTGAACGTCGGCTTTTTTGTGTCTGAAATACTTCTAATGCACCATGCGCAGTTCTTTGGCTTTAGTTGTAGGTCATATATGGACTCCTCTGGGGATGCAACGATAGCATCCCTATTTTTTAATAAAGAATCATGCGTACTCCACTTGTTTATTAACAATACTTATCAACGGTCATAACAAACTTGCGTTAGCTTTCGTATATTCGGTCTTATTATGGAGAGCTACTCCAGACCTTAACGGCTTTATTCGCCGTGTAAACCAAACGCCTTATCGGAATTATGGCTTCAAGAGCCGCTGACCTACTCAGGTTTCATTTGGTTTGCTTGCTAGCTGTTCATTCCGTTCAATCTATATTGCTAACTGCCTAGGTTGGTACTTTCTCTATTTACTGGCTTATTGAACATCATCGTTACTGTGCGACAGGTTGACGATATTCAAGCCCACTTTTCAGCATGGCTGTCGCCATTCTGACCAGTTTGTTGGCGACGGCCACTATGGTTTTATTAAACCCTTTCGTGCTGAGTAGTTGCCTTATCCAACAACTCAAGCCGTCTGTTTTTTCTTTAACATGAATGACCAAAGATCGGGCCCCGTTAATAATGAGCGTACGCAGATACGTATCGCCTCGCTTGGTAATCCCGCCGATGGTGACCTTACCGCCACTGCCACTGTGCGCGGGTACAAGGCCTATGCTGGCACTGGCATCTCGGCCACGTCTGAAGCACTCAGCCGAACCGAACTTAGCATACATCATGCTGGCTCCGAGCCAAGCGACACCGGGCAGTTGAACAAGCCGTTGGCAGGCGTCAATCTGTTTCGCTATCGTTTTAATCTCATCGGTCACTTCTGCCATCAGCATGATCACATGTCTAAGTTGCTCTAACAGTCTAAATATTATCCTGCGTGCAACGACGGTCATTTCATTTTCAGCATCTTCAAGCGTAATAGGCACTTGCTTAAGGAGCTTACTGATTCCTACCGCAAAGTTAACCCCATATTCACGGCCAAAACCGCGAAGGCGATTGGCAATTTGGTTTCGTTCTTTCTTATAGCCTTCGCGGAATTTATGTAATGTAGCAATATCTTGCTGCTCTAATGTACGGATCTGAACGCAGTGTAACTGCTGGCTTCTACTCGCCTCATAAATACTCATGGCATCATTTTTATCATTCTTATTACCCACTCGGTATTTTGCGGCAATATGAGGAGGAATTAGGCCCACTTTATGGCCTGATGCCGTGAAGTGTCTAGCCCAATGATGTGCTGAACCACACGCTTCCATATAGATCGCTGCATCAGGGTACTGGGCAATGATGAGACACATCTTCTTCGCTGTGACTTCTTTATTTAACTTGGCTTTACCAGCTTGGTTGAAGACAGCAACTTGGAAAACTTCTTTCGCTAAATCGATACAAATTGTCGTATTATTATTCATGGTATGGCTCCTTTGGTTTGGTCGCCCCCCAATTTACCGAAATTCAGCTGAATTGGGGAGGAGTCCATACCATTGGATTAGCCGAGGAACGAGGCGTGATCTAACGTTTATGAAGCAATCTGTTACACGCCTGATTACGGTCGTACCTCCCTCATCAGGCCTACAAAACCTATCCAACTGTAGATACCATCTCTCCTAACCAGCCTCAAGTTTTTATTTAACTAACTTGAGGCTGATATTCTGCTTGATTCTTAACAACACCAAAACATATTTGTGACAACTTTCTCATCGCTGCACCTAGCGCCTGCATTTTTGTTTTGCCTTGTGCTAGTAATCTCGTTTTTTGAGCTTTTATATCAGGATTATGTTGTCCTGCCGCGACTGCAGCCATATACAATTTCGCTCTGATATAACCAGGTCCTTCCTTACTCAAGGATGTTTTTCCTGCCCGTTTGCCAGATTCGTTGTGCTTGGGGATCAGGCCTAAATAAGAAGCTAATTGTTTCGCGCTCTTAAACCGCTTACACGCCAGTAAGCAAACCATTATTCGGGATGTTACTTCACCAACACCGTTTATACTTTCAAGTAATTGGCGGTTCTTTTTTAATTGAGGGTGCCTGTCAATATGCTCATCAATTTCATTCTTGAGTTTATCAATTTCAGCCTTTAATACCGCTATCATATCTTTGAGTGATTGAGCGACTCGAGCTGATGCGTCTGAAAACTCTGCTGCTTCATAACGGTTTTCTTCACGCTGCAAATCTTTTTCTAACGCTTCAAGTCTACGCACCATTGCCTTTAACTCTCTTGCTTCTACAGGCTCTGGCTGCCAACTTGAAAGTGAATATTGTTGGTCATGACCATAGCGAGCGAGCATTGTGGCGTCTGATTTATCAGTCTTATGAACTAGCCCTAATGAGTTTGCATATTGTTTTGCTTTTCCTGGATTTACATGTAAAAGAGTAAATCCTTGTTCATATAAAAAATACATTAAAGGTTCGCTATAAATGCCAGTAGGCTCTGTCGTAATAACAATATTCTGAGCTTCTAACCCCGTATTCTTTACTAACCAATTAACTAATTCTTGATAGCCTTGTGTTGTGTTCTTTAATACCTTAGTTTTTAGCTTATTTTTGACCACATCGCGTAGAAAGCTAACATCTAACTTTTCTTTACCTATATCAATGCCAATAAAAGCTTTCATCTCTATCTACTCCCCTTGTACATGCAGCATCACCCTTACTTGGGGTGCTAGGATACCATTCAGTTTAATGGAGGTTAGGAAATCAGGGCTCAATCTACAAAATAGCATCTTTGTGCTCAGGTCGCGCACGAGCTCACCGATTTCCCGATGTGATAAGTGTTAGCTAAACACTCATCAAGAAGAGATACAAGGTCGCGCCTTCAGGCCGACAAAAACCTGATCACACCAAACCAAACCCCTTGACGCGCTAAAGCACGATAAGATCAACGGAATTCGTTTAGCGACAACCTCTTTCGCAAGAATGACGACGCTGGATTTTAGTTATTTACCCAGCACAGCGGGGAATTTACCCTAGGAGATTAATACACCATGCGCAGTTCTTTGGCCTTGGCGTTGTCTTTCGAAGTCCAGTCGGACAAAGGTGAAGGTTTGGCGAAATAGTAGCCTTGTAGCGTATGACAGCCCAGTGCAGCGAGTAAATTTGCTTGCTCTTTGGTTTCGATGCCTTCGGCAATAACGGTCATGCCGAGTGAGTCAGCCAATTGTATAGTGGATTTTACAATGTCTACATGACGCTGGTCACCTGGCAGAGGAGAAACAAAGCGGCGATCGATTTTAAGAATATTGGCAGGAATATCGACCAGTTGCCCCAGCGAAGCCTGTCCAGTACCGAAGTCGTCAATGGCGATGGAATAGCCATATTGTGACAAGCTTCTTAAGCGTTTGTGAATGAGTGGGTGAGTCATGACTGGACTGGTTTCTGTTATTTCCAGTTCTAGCATGCTGCCTAGCCAAGGATTGTCTGCAATCAGCGTCATGAGTAGAGCAAAGAAGGCATCGTTCATCAGCTCTTGTCCTGCCAGATTGAATGCGATGGGAGTACGAATGTGCTCTTCGTGCCATTCACTCAGTGTATCAACCAGCTCCCGAACCAAGTTCTCAGCAAGCAGTGGCAGTAGGCCTAATGTTTCAGCAATTTTAATAAAAGTGGTAGGCGGGACAAATTTGCCCTCATTTTGCCATCGAGCGAGGGCCTCGAACGAGCAAATCTGCCCGTTTGGTTTTACTTGAGGTTGTAGCCAAATACTGATTTGCTTGTTTTTGATCGCTGTGCTGAGTTTAAGCCCCAGTTTGTGCTCTTCTATCAGCTTGTTCTCAAGATGGTGATTGTAATAGGAAAAGCGGTCTGTGTTGGTGGCGTATTCTAATGCCATTTCGCAGTGTTCTAGCAGTTCTTCGGCTGTTTTTCCGTCTGTATGGTAGTAGGCAACGCCTACTTGATAGTCCATATTTAATCGCTTGCCATCAACACTAATTTGGCTGGGTAATACAGAATGAATCAGCGTAGACAGGTTTTTTTGAATCAGATAAGCCTGACTTAAAGGGACAAAGCAAGCAAACTTAACGCCGCGTAACCGACCTACAATGGCTTGGTTCGACAATTTGGCTTGCAGAGTCTTAGCAAAGTTGAGGATGACTTTGTTGGCGTTGTCCTTGCCGTACTGTTTGTTAAGCAGTTTAAACTGGCTAATGCGAATAATAAACATAGCGCCAGTGAGATGATTATCCTGTGCGGTAATTTTCTCGTTTACCTGACGACAAAAATGCCTATGGTTAGGAAGCAAGGTGAGTAGGTCAAAGTGAGCTAGGCGGCTATTAGTTTGCTGACTGGTTTCCAGCTCCTGCTGTATGGCTTTTAGTTGTGTGGTGTTTTGTAGGTGTAAGACGTAATGGCCGTGCTGGGTTAATGATGCGCGACGCACACTGATGTGGACGTTTTCTTGATTCTTTAGCGTGCATTCTGCGGTGTTGGACTGCCAGAAAAGCTTTCCTCCACCTTCTAGGGGCGATAGCCAATCAATCATTCTTGTTTCTGAAAACGGGTATTTTTCGTCCCCAAGAAGATTGCGAGCCAGTTGATTGGCTTTAAGAATGCCACCCCGTTGGTCGCATAATAATGTAGGGGTTCCGGTATGCTCAAAAAACTCTTCGTATAAGGCGTAATTATCATTTAGCTTTTTATAAAGTTGTTGCATGTGCGCTGTGTTGTTTTCCAGCGTCTTGATAATGCGAGATACCGCGAGCGGTAAGCCAATATTGAGGGTAACAAAGGTGAGTAGTTGAAAGTAAAACGATGGGGTGATGTCCATCTGATCGCGGTATAAGTTATCACTTGTTATTAAGTAAAAGGGGTACAAATTAACCAGCATGGCGGCTAGCGACGCTTTAAAATTGAATAATAAGCGAGTAATAAGCGGCAATGAATACAGAGAAATAAGAGCGTATTTTTCGGCATGGAATTCGTTACTCAGCACTAACAGCAAAAAACTGGTGGTGATCAGTGTCAGCAGAAATAAAACCGCTGTTGTCTGTGGGTGTTTATTGCATAAATAAAGCAAGCCTATAAGAAGGCAAAGGTAGGCTGTGTTGATACTTAAAAAAGCCAATCCGCTGGGAGAAAAGAAATAATGGATTTCGGATACGGCAAAAATACACAGTGTGAGCGCGAGTAAAATTCTCAGGGCGCTTTGTTGAAAGGCTTTTTCATCTCCTCTGGCCACAAGATCAGAGTCAGTCAAAAAAAATTTTTTAAGAAAAACAATAAACATTAATTAACTTCATAATGCGAAAAAATAAGCCGTACCTATTTACAGCTCGGGATAACAGTACCTAAAAAGCATTAATTTGACTACGCCCGTTTTTAACTTTACATAAAAATTAGAGATTAATTTGTCTTAAATGGTTATCCCACTGAATACGTGCGTGTTTTTTAACCACCTTTGTGTGGTTTTTAATCGGGTTGCTTTTCAATTGAACGCCGGTTCCGCTGGTTAATAAAAATTCATAGGGGCGATCCGTTGCAACCAAGCCACAAACATCGCGGCAATTTTCGACTCCCAAGAAGGTTTTGGAATGTGCATGCCAATAGGCGACTAGGCCGCCTCTTGGGGTGCTAATGGCAAGCACATCGCCTGTTTTGTCAAAGCAGACACTGCCACAATATTGTTTAAAGCGCACTCTAATGTCTTCCGGTATAGGCAGGTATTCCAATGTTGGCTGATCAACACGGGATAGGGCAACCAGTGGCACTTGATCCCAGATATCTCCCTGATACTGAAAGCCTAAAGCAACGATGCCTTGCGGATTCACGTCAAGGTGGCGAATGCTGAGCTGGTGTAGTGCATTATTATGAGAGACCTGATTAAGCACCTGACCGTCTTTTAGAGAAAGGTAGGTTACGTTAGGTTGCATTGTATCGAGGTTTAAAACGTTTCTGTCTTCGTCTGGGTGGGTCATCATTCCGCCATTGGCAATGACGAGTACCTGTTCATTTAAAAAAACAGACTCGTGGGGACCAATGCCATTACTGCTAAAAGACTGCACAATATTGCCTGTTGGCCAGTCGCGTATAAAAATTTTCCCCGCGCCGGTTGGGTAGTGACTTTCTTGGGTGATAAGGCGTTTGCCGTCTTCAGTAAAAAGGGCGTGGCCATAAAAATGATGGTCTTTGCTTGGCTTAATACGTTTTATTTTTTGATTGCTTGAGACGTCAAAGAAATCCATAAAAAAGCCAGGTCTTCTGCTAACAATACCGACAATGCTTTGGTTGGGATGAACCACCGGCGCGTGGGCGCGGTTAGTCAGTGGCGCCGTCCAAATAATGTCGCCTTGATCGTCAAAAAGAGCAAAAAAGTGAGCTTGTTTGCTAAGCGAATAGGCTGAGGCGTACAGTATTTGGCCTGTTTTCTGTTGGCTAAGCGCGCCCCAAGATGGCGCTGTGATAAGTGCGCCACTTAACGTTAAAAAAGACCGTCTAGATAGCATGGTTAGTCTCCATCTCTGCTGTTAAAGCCAATTTTAAAGCCCAGTTGAGTGACAAGACTAGACAAGGTGGATTGGCTGTTGGAGAGGGATTTTACGAGTGGTTGCGCAAGTATGACGCGTTCGTCTTGAGCGTACGGGCCATGGAAGAAGTCGCTTGGTAGTTGTAGCGCTAATTTAATATTTTGTATTAGCTGTTGCTCTAATTGTTCCGCAAGGTCGGCATTGTTTTGTTTAGCAATATCAAATAAAGACGGCGAACCTGCGTGGTAAATTTCTCGATAGGACTGTAAGTTTCTTTGTATGGCGTTAAGCGACAAATCGCTGCGATAGAATTCGGCAAGCTTGAGACTTTCTTGGCCATTATAACCAATCGGGGTTTCAATTTTGGCGTCTTTCACCGCTGACATATGTTCAATCCATTGTTGTAAAAATTGCTCTAAAGCCACTTTTTCAGGATCAAACCCTACGCCTTCTTCTTCAAATACCCAATCTTGCACTGTGCTTTCTTGCCATTGTTTTAAGACGTTGGCTGCACTTTGAGCATGATGTGTGGTGACTTTTTCAAGTAAATGGCAATGGCTTGCCGATTGCGTTGGGCTAAAATCCGGGTGATAAAGTAGGCTTTCGATGGCGGTTAGGCCTCTGACGGCGATGCTAGCGGAGGCCCAAAACTGAGGGGCATCTAGCAAGGATGGCTCGCCTTGTGCCAGCGCTCTCAATTGACGTTGAGTAACGCCTTTTTTATCCGGCCAGTACTCAAACGCGTAATAACGCATAAAATAGGTAACCGGGCCAAAATTAAGCCACTGTATTTGCTGCCAATCTAATGCATTGGTTTTAAAGGCGTTTTGTGCGGCGACCAATGTTTGTTGTGACGGTGCAGAGCAAAGCGCGGAGCTGCGTTCTTCCAACGATTGCGATGACGCGGAATAGGCTTGATAGCGTTGCGTGACAACCTCTGAGGCAATGCTGTTTAAAGGGGCTTCCCATTGGCCGGCCGAGACGAATAAAGGGCTTGCTGCACTAATGGCGAAGGCTATTAATCTGGGGAAATAGGTCATTAAAGAGACTCCAAAAAGTAGATGAGTTTGTTGCGTTGTTGTTTGTTGAGTTTTTTATAATAGGCTTGGCTCGGTTTGGCTTCGCCACCGTGCCATAGAATGGCTTCTTCGATGGTCCGAGCTCGGCCATCGTGTAAAAAACCTACTCTGCCAGAGACTTTCTCCGATAAGCCAATTCCCCATAATGGGGCGGTACGCCATTCTCTTGGGCTTGCAGACGCACTAGGAAATCCACTGGCGAGCTCTGGCCCCATATCGTGTAACAGCATGTCGGTAAAAGGGTAAAAAGTACGATTGTTTAATACCGTAAAATTTGAATCATTGCCTGTTTGCATTTTGGGCGTATGGCAACGGGCACAGCCGCCTTCATCAAAAAAGCGTTTACCCGCTAAAAAGTGGTTGTGGGTCAAATTACGCATGGCGGGCGGGGATGATAATAAGACAAAAAGGTCGACTAGCCTCGCTTGCTGTTGATCGACTTCCAAATGGTCTAAATGGGCGCTGTTACCATTCGGGCTTGCTAGGCAGTCGCGTTGTAACAGACTGCAATCCCCTGATGGCGCAGGGTTCAAGGGCGTTGATAACCCCAAGTCGGTATTAAATGCCGACTGATTTTGCGCACGAATATTGGCCACGGAGGCTTTGTAGCCAAAACGGCCAATGACTTTTTGTTTGTCTTGGTAAATCCAATTGACTCGACCACTAATGCCATCGTTATTTCTATCATCTGGATCGGCATTGGCCATAATACTTGTATTAGTAATATTGTCTAAAAGACCCATGCCAACCAGAGCGGGTGATACCAACATGGTAAACCCCGTGTCGTCATCAAAGTCTCCGTAATTCAACTTTGTCCAATGCAAATTGGGCTTTCTTAATTTGACCTCGGTGCCATCGGCTAATGTTTCTAGGTGCGTACTGTATGAAAGGCGGTAATCGCCCTCAGGCAAAATGCCCGGCGAACTTTGCCCTTGAAACTGATGCCCATAAATTTTATCGCCAATATTGGGATAAATAAAATGGCTAGCGCGATGTGCGTTTTTATCTTGTTTACCAAGACGAACCATAAAAGACGGCACGGATGCCCCCTTTATATTCGCCTCGGGTGCATGACCTCGGCCATTATTTACGTGACAACTATTGCAAGAACGAGCATTAAACAGTGGCCCTAAGCCATCACTGGCGGTGGTTGAAGAAGGGGATGGCACCCAAAATTTCTGAAAAATACCTTCACCGATATAAAAGTCAAGTTTGTCTTTGGTATCAATGCCTACCAGTGGCGTTGAATAATCATTGGCCATCGCAAGGTGCTGAAAACAAAAAAAGCCAGCAAAGGCGCTAGCGATTATAAAACGATTTTTTTTTACGTTTACTGTCATAAATAGACAAATACCATTCATTTACCATGCGAGACCTTGGCAAAATATTGCTGCAAGGTCTCGCATGGTGGGCTCTTGACTCCCTGTTTTGTCGGTGGCGTCATTCCTCTTGTGAATAGACGATTTATTTGCCGATTAAAAGACCGCGCTTGGATTGTCCAAGCTGTCGGAGCCTTCAAGCGCAATGCCTTGAAGATTCAAAAGGTGAATAATGTCTTCTGTAGTACGGGTTTCATTGACTAATGAATCAACGAAGTTTTGCACCAATTGATTGCCTTTGGTGTTGTTCATGGCAATTAAAACATCAAAGGTTTGGCCTTGTTTTGCCGCGTCGACCATGGCTTGGGCGGCGGCTTCTGTGGCATTCAATTTCTGCTTCATCTGCGTATCTAACTGTGGATTTTGTTTCGCCACGAGATGAGACAAAGACGCGCCTTTTACCCAGCTGCCATCTACCCGTTGATATTCACCTAGGTACGCATTTTTGATGCCTTTAGCATCATAATAATGAGACCAGTGTGTGTTATCAGAGAAACAGTCGTGTTCTTCCTCTGGGTCGTGAAGCATCAAGCCAAGCTTGGTTCTTTCACCCCCTAATTCACCGTACGCCAAACTTCCCATACCGGTAAGAATAGTAGAAAGGCCTTGTTCTGGTGTTTGTTCTAATAAAGCGATACGAGCAGCGCCGCCTTGCTTCCAGTTGTTTGCCATTTCTTCTAGGTCAGAAATCAGTAAATCGGTTGCAGCGACTAGATAATCACCACGACGGTCACAGTTGCCATTGGTGCAATTGTTGAGGTCGAAATCGCTAGCAGGGCGCTCGCCAGCGCCAGGGTTAGTACCGTTTAGGTCTTGCCCCCATAGTAAAAACTCGATGGCGTGGTAGCCACTTGCGACATTGGCTTCAACACCATCGGCTTCTTGCAGTTTTTCAGCGATAAGTTCAGGCGTAATATGGCTGGTGTTGACCGTTTCGCCGCCAATAATCAGTTTTTTTGAGGCTATTACGTTGGCGGTATAAAGCGCGTTTAAATCCGACTCTGAACCATAGCTATCCATGGCAACATAATCGATTAAACCTTCATCCAGTGGCCAAGCGTTTACCTTTCCTTCCCAATCATCAACGATGGCATTACCAAAACGGTATACTTCGCTTTGTTGATACGGAACGCGAGCCGCAATCCAAGCAGTTTTAGCTGCGGCTAGATTGGCTTCGGTTGGTGTTTCGAGAAAAATGGCAATAGCTGAGCGCAGTGTTTGAGCCGTTGCTAATGAATCGCCATAGACTGCTTCGGCAATGTCTGCATAATGCACCACAACTGAATTTTCTGTCACCGCGGTTGTCGTGTTTTTTACGTTGTCAGTACTGCAGGCCGTTAGCATTGCACCAGCAAGACACACTGCGATGGGGGTTAATAATCGTTTCATTTTGGACGCTCCACTATTGTTATGTGGCAACATAGTATTAGAAATGAAAATGATTATCAAAGGTATATTTTACAGGTTATTGACAGTAACGCTAACCACCCTCTAGACAGTAACGCTAGCCGCTCTCTAATTTATGGCCTTGCTGATTGTTGCTGTGCTGATTGTTACACTGATTAACGGCTAGATTCATCATTGCTAGATTAATAACGATTAGGCCAACAGCGATTAGATCACAGCGGTTAGGCTGCTAGTGGCTACATTGGTAATGAAATCTGCTGCTGGCGGTATCTTGAAGACTGTACTCGCAGGCGGTATTTCTTAATAAGCTGCGCCCTTCCCAAGAGACGCTCATACTGATGGGTGATTTGTTTTTATAGCTAGGAATAAAGCGGTAAGCCGCGACAACTTCTATCGAGCTGTTTGCGCCTAACTGAATAGACTGCCCGACCAAACGCTGGCGTGTTTCTGTGTTGTACAGCGTGTAATCTGTCGTGTATTCCTGATCGCCATTTTCATGCGAAAAATTTAACCAAATTTTACGATAGGTTTGTGGTTCGGCTGTTGGGTTGTTGAAGCGTAGTTTTGTATAGATAACTTGAGAGCGAGACAGGCTAGCTTGAGCATTTTGGCTGACTTTTAGATAGGAGGAATCCGTGTCCTGCCATGGCATATTGGTACCAAAGGAAGCATCGACAATTTGAATGTCCTCTTTGGCAAAGAAGGCCTCTGCGTACTGAATGAGATCTTTTGCTGGCGCGTATAAAGCCAAGGCAATCACACCTAGAAATGCAAACTTATGAATATTGTGAGTAGGGCTTATTAGCTTAAACATATCCACATCCTTTAAAGTATCTTTACTGTTTATTTGTACAGTACTGTATAAATAAACAGTCTTTTTGTACAGGCTATTTTTTAAAAAAGTTTGCATTTGGGAAAAAAATTTAAGCACTGATCTGTTTAAGGCTTTTTCGAAGATTTATAAAATAATGTTTGATTTTATCTAGTTGACTGAATTAAAAGGGAATATATGTGATTCCCACAGCCTTCTTAACGGTTTCTGTGGACAAGATTTGCCAAGTTCTTTTTTGCTTTTATTTGATACGAAATCGACCTGATTCGATGGCAATAAACAGATCAGACATTATAATGCAGCCACTAATAGGTGATGAGGTGGTTGTGGATAAAGTGGATGTGATCGTAATTGGCGCTGGTGCTTCTGGTTTGATGTGTGCGGCAACGGCGGCCTATCGAGGGAAAAAAGTGCTGCTATTGGATCATGCCAATAAAGCAGGCAAGAAAATTTTGATGTCTGGCGGCGGTCGTTGCAACTTTACTAACATGGACGCTGCCCCTAAAC contains these protein-coding regions:
- a CDS encoding OmpP1/FadL family transporter, with the protein product MTTSKFLFRASLVAASVAAASTAYSAGFALNDHSATASGKALGGVAASNEDISASFWNPALFVNAKETTVYVSGAYVMPSMDVTVNSAKDATPTSPSVLGGPKDLTADGATQDSVDNTLVPAFYFAKPLSDKTVAGISLNVPFGLSGDYGQDWAGRFHATETAIQDIALSFALAHRVNNWASVGASVQIHKAEVVLESAVGTTTTLAGGEGIGRIEADDTSYGYSLGVALEPRKGTRLGLGYRSEVDFDFKGDVKYTDVSAGLAGAANLVNADVSDSITFPSVITLSLEQDLTPKLMLGLTAIRTGWGAMDGINIDFDSEQDNSELTFGFEDQWMYSAGLTYAHSDKLTLRTGVAMDNSPVTDKYRSARTPDGDRKWISVGGTYDFNDMTSATFAFTHVMIEDVSVNRNFTASGQEDASRGTLDADYKSSANVVSVAMNMAF
- a CDS encoding IS110 family RNA-guided transposase, which gives rise to MNNNTTICIDLAKEVFQVAVFNQAGKAKLNKEVTAKKMCLIIAQYPDAAIYMEACGSAHHWARHFTASGHKVGLIPPHIAAKYRVGNKNDKNDAMSIYEASRSQQLHCVQIRTLEQQDIATLHKFREGYKKERNQIANRLRGFGREYGVNFAVGISKLLKQVPITLEDAENEMTVVARRIIFRLLEQLRHVIMLMAEVTDEIKTIAKQIDACQRLVQLPGVAWLGASMMYAKFGSAECFRRGRDASASIGLVPAHSGSGGKVTIGGITKRGDTYLRTLIINGARSLVIHVKEKTDGLSCWIRQLLSTKGFNKTIVAVANKLVRMATAMLKSGLEYRQPVAQ
- a CDS encoding IS110 family RNA-guided transposase gives rise to the protein MKAFIGIDIGKEKLDVSFLRDVVKNKLKTKVLKNTTQGYQELVNWLVKNTGLEAQNIVITTEPTGIYSEPLMYFLYEQGFTLLHVNPGKAKQYANSLGLVHKTDKSDATMLARYGHDQQYSLSSWQPEPVEARELKAMVRRLEALEKDLQREENRYEAAEFSDASARVAQSLKDMIAVLKAEIDKLKNEIDEHIDRHPQLKKNRQLLESINGVGEVTSRIMVCLLACKRFKSAKQLASYLGLIPKHNESGKRAGKTSLSKEGPGYIRAKLYMAAVAAGQHNPDIKAQKTRLLAQGKTKMQALGAAMRKLSQICFGVVKNQAEYQPQVS
- a CDS encoding phosphodiesterase, whose protein sequence is MTDSDLVARGDEKAFQQSALRILLALTLCIFAVSEIHYFFSPSGLAFLSINTAYLCLLIGLLYLCNKHPQTTAVLFLLTLITTSFLLLVLSNEFHAEKYALISLYSLPLITRLLFNFKASLAAMLVNLYPFYLITSDNLYRDQMDITPSFYFQLLTFVTLNIGLPLAVSRIIKTLENNTAHMQQLYKKLNDNYALYEEFFEHTGTPTLLCDQRGGILKANQLARNLLGDEKYPFSETRMIDWLSPLEGGGKLFWQSNTAECTLKNQENVHISVRRASLTQHGHYVLHLQNTTQLKAIQQELETSQQTNSRLAHFDLLTLLPNHRHFCRQVNEKITAQDNHLTGAMFIIRISQFKLLNKQYGKDNANKVILNFAKTLQAKLSNQAIVGRLRGVKFACFVPLSQAYLIQKNLSTLIHSVLPSQISVDGKRLNMDYQVGVAYYHTDGKTAEELLEHCEMALEYATNTDRFSYYNHHLENKLIEEHKLGLKLSTAIKNKQISIWLQPQVKPNGQICSFEALARWQNEGKFVPPTTFIKIAETLGLLPLLAENLVRELVDTLSEWHEEHIRTPIAFNLAGQELMNDAFFALLMTLIADNPWLGSMLELEITETSPVMTHPLIHKRLRSLSQYGYSIAIDDFGTGQASLGQLVDIPANILKIDRRFVSPLPGDQRHVDIVKSTIQLADSLGMTVIAEGIETKEQANLLAALGCHTLQGYYFAKPSPLSDWTSKDNAKAKELRMVY
- a CDS encoding DUF1513 domain-containing protein, with the protein product MLSRRSFLTLSGALITAPSWGALSQQKTGQILYASAYSLSKQAHFFALFDDQGDIIWTAPLTNRAHAPVVHPNQSIVGIVSRRPGFFMDFFDVSSNQKIKRIKPSKDHHFYGHALFTEDGKRLITQESHYPTGAGKIFIRDWPTGNIVQSFSSNGIGPHESVFLNEQVLVIANGGMMTHPDEDRNVLNLDTMQPNVTYLSLKDGQVLNQVSHNNALHQLSIRHLDVNPQGIVALGFQYQGDIWDQVPLVALSRVDQPTLEYLPIPEDIRVRFKQYCGSVCFDKTGDVLAISTPRGGLVAYWHAHSKTFLGVENCRDVCGLVATDRPYEFLLTSGTGVQLKSNPIKNHTKVVKKHARIQWDNHLRQINL
- a CDS encoding imelysin family protein encodes the protein MTYFPRLIAFAISAASPLFVSAGQWEAPLNSIASEVVTQRYQAYSASSQSLEERSSALCSAPSQQTLVAAQNAFKTNALDWQQIQWLNFGPVTYFMRYYAFEYWPDKKGVTQRQLRALAQGEPSLLDAPQFWASASIAVRGLTAIESLLYHPDFSPTQSASHCHLLEKVTTHHAQSAANVLKQWQESTVQDWVFEEEGVGFDPEKVALEQFLQQWIEHMSAVKDAKIETPIGYNGQESLKLAEFYRSDLSLNAIQRNLQSYREIYHAGSPSLFDIAKQNNADLAEQLEQQLIQNIKLALQLPSDFFHGPYAQDERVILAQPLVKSLSNSQSTLSSLVTQLGFKIGFNSRDGD